In Hemibagrus wyckioides isolate EC202008001 linkage group LG21, SWU_Hwy_1.0, whole genome shotgun sequence, the following proteins share a genomic window:
- the nfasca gene encoding neurofascin homolog (chicken) a isoform X10, giving the protein MWPQGQWAPLAVLSIIVLLWKEAAPINVPPDPRIQQDLKQPPTIVKQSAKDYIVDPRDNIIIECEAKGNPVPTFWWRRNGKFFNVEKDPRVTMRKRSGTLEISFRNGGKPEDYEGEYQCFAMNDFGTAISNKILLRVSKAPLWPKEVLEPVVVSEGSPLVLACNPPPGLPPPKTFWMDSKMMPIAQDTRVSMGLNGDLYFSNVLSKDAATDYSCNARFLFTHTIQQKNAFILKVQTKEPFNDTVYSPNDTYTYVARNIQESTPTFLSPSGTSSSKMVLRGEDLLLECIAAGVPTPGIKWIKKGGDLPEKKVKFESFSKTMRIVSVSDEDSGDYICMASNKIGSIRHTISVQVKAAPFWIHKPSNLVLAPNENGQLQCLASGNPNPSIQWLVNGEPIDSALENPSRKVNNDAIIFSSVQIGTSAVYQCNASNEHGYLLANAFVNILDMAPRLLGPKNQLIKVIENTQAFLDCPFFGSPYPFVRWFKNGQGIAPNGGKYNLHENGTLEIRRVRREDQGTYSFVASNILGKAEDQVHLEVKEPTRIVRAPEHLSANRGSVARFDCKIKHDSTLPTTVTWLKNDKPLHFSWLNRLRKEEDYLTISHIQPDDEGTYTCTVTTELDQDSASARLTVLDDESLAPSKPSALAGFPDPPQDLELSDLSARAVRLTWIPGDENNSPVTQFIVQYEEDRWKPGEWQNLSSYAGDQNSVKLDLSPFVNYQFRVIAINSVGQSQPSRPSARYKTSGAPPYVYPPGLKGWGTKKTNMEITWQPLLDNQRNGPDLRYVVSWRRKDLEEEWSYITTTNTKHVVSDTDTYVPYEIKIQAVNDFGPGPESNIVIGYSGEDRPTESPGNLRVSKLNSSKVNVNWIPVSAKSINGEFKEYRLYYWREASLVKDLKVNKDKKTKGFFSDVSQNSGVLEDLVPYSKYKMYMVVANNKFEGPHSNTVEFQTKEGLPGAPKFFKIVQRNTNTIHLEWNKPLEPNGILIGYTLQYKTVNGTQEGNLQVMSFFPNETDYTMRLPDRFTRYKFYLSARTQVGSGEVYAEESPHFTNEEDFMTSGTDPTGVVIDSTDAVVIATVLPPFSQPTIPSTTITTSTTTTLAPTTDAIPTTPAPTTPTTTTTTTTTTTTTPSTTTSATTQPTLPFMLGNGSKKSVLFKTEPPIKLPGLIAGAKYRLRVYSHEQPRVTSEYVTFETSGAYSTDQVDIATQGWFIGLMCAIALLILILLIVCFIKRSRGGKYPVRDKKDLPLDPVDHKDQDGSFDYHSDEDNKPLQGSQTSLDGNVKESDDSLVDYGEGGDGQFNEDGSFIGQYTVRKDKEETEGNESSEATSPVNAIYSLA; this is encoded by the exons CAACAAAATATTGTTACGTGTTTCCA AGGCACCGCTATGGCCTAAAGAGGTTTTGGAACCAGTGGTAGTAAGTGAGGGATCACCTCTGGTCCTGGCCTGTAACCCACCTCCTGGACTTCCACCGCCTAAAACATTCTGGATGGACAGTA AAATGATGCCTATTGCGCAGGACACTCGAGTGTCCATGGGTCTGAATGGAGATCTTTACTTCTCTAATGTACTCAGTAAGGATGCTGCCACTGACTACAGCTGCAATGCCCGatttctcttcacacacacaatccaacaGAAGAATGCTTTTATCCTCAAAGTGCAGACAA AGGAACCTTTTAATGACACTGTTTACTCTCCAAACGACACTTACACATATGTTG CACGTAACATTCAAGAATCAACACCtacctttctttctccctcgGGAACATCCAGCTCCAAGATGGTGCTCCGTGGAGAGGATCTTCTCCTGGAGTGTATAGCTGCTGGAGT TCCAACTCCAGGaattaaatggattaaaaaaggAGGGGATTTGCCAGAGAAAAAGGTCAAATTTGAGAGCTTCAGTAAAACCATGCGTATAGTGTCTGTTTCGGATGAGGATTCTGGAGACTATATCTGCATGGCCAGTAATAAAATTGGCAGCATCCGCCACACTATCTCCGTTCAGGTTAAAG CTGCTCCTTTTTGGATACATAAGCCATCTAACCTTGTGCTAGCTCCCAATGAGAATGGCCAGCTGCAGTGTTTAGCTAGTGGAAACCCCAACCCCAGCATCCAGTGGCTTGTAAACGGAGAGCCGATAGACA GTGCACTGGAAAATCCAAGCAGGAAGGTGAATAATGATGCTATCATTTTCAGCTCAGTGCAAATTGGCACAAGTGCTGTATACCAGTGCAATGCATCAAATGAACATGGCTACCTCCTGGCCAACGCTTTTGTCAACATACTGG ATATGGCACCCCGGTTATTGGGACCGAAGAACCAACTGATTAAGGTGATTGAGAACACACAAGCCTTTCTGGATTGCCCTTTTTTTGGCTCACCTTATCCATTTGTGCGGTG GTTTAAGAATGGCCAGGGTATAGCTCCGAATGGAGGGAAGTACAACTTGCATGAAAATGGTACCTTGGAGATCAGGCGAGTTCGACGTGAAGACCAGGGAACTTATAGTTTTGTGGCAAGCAACATCCTGGGAAAAGCTGAAGATCAGGTCCATTTGGAAGTCAAAG AGCCAACGCGGATTGTCCGAGCTCCAGAGCATCTCTCTGCCAATAGAGGAAGTGTGGCTCGTTTTGATTGCAAGATTAAACACGATTCCACACTCCCCACTACTGTCACCTGGCTAAAAAATGACAAGCCCCTGCATTTTTCTTGGCT GAACAGGTTAAGGAAGGAGGAGGACTACTTGACCATTAGCCACATCCAGCCGGATGATGAGGGAACATACACTTGCACAGTTACTACAGAATTAGACCAGGACTCTGCCTCGGCTCGCCTTACTGttttag ACGATGAATCCCTAGCTCCCTCAAAACCTAGTGCCTTAGCAG gttttcctgATCCTCCTCAAGATTTGGAGCTGTCTGATCTATCAGCACGCGCTGTCCGGCTCACCTGGATCCCCGGTGACGAGAACAACAGTCCTGTTACAC AATTTATTGTTCAGTATGAGGAAGACCGCTGGAAACCTGGTGAATGGCAAAATCTGTCAAGTTATGCAGGTGATCAGAACTCTGTGAAACTGGATCTGTCTCCATTTGTGAACTACCAATTCAGAGTGATTGCTATTAACAGCGTGGGTCAGAGCCAGCCAAGCCGGCCATCAGCCCGCTACAAGACCAGTGGAGCAC ctcctTATGTGTATCCCCCTGGCCTTAAAGGGTGGGGTACCAAGAAAACCAATATGGAGATCACTTGGCAG CCCCTACTTGATAACCAAAGGAATGGACCTGATCTGCGGTATGTGGTCTCATGGAGGAGGAAGGACTTGGAGGAGGAGTGGAGTTATATCACCACTACCAATACCAAGCATGTGGTCAGTGATACAGACACTTATGTCCCCTATGAGATCAAGATCCAGGCAGTCAATGACTTTGGACCCGGCCCTGAGTCAAACATAGTTATTGGCTACTCAGGGGAGGACA GGCCTACAGAGTCACCGGGAAACCTCAGGGTGTCAAAGTTAAACAGCTCTAAAGTGAATGTAAACTGGATCCCCGTCAGCGCTAAATCTATTAATGGGGAGTTTAAAGAGTATAGG CTATATTACTGGAGGGAGGCCAGCCTGGTAAAAGATTTGAAGGTGAATAAGGACAAGAAAACAAAAGGCTTCTTCAGCGATGTGTCTCAAAACAGTGGTGTCCTAGAGGATCTTGTCCCTTACAGCAAATACAAGATGTACATGGTGGTGGCCAACAACAAATTTGAGGGACCTCACAGCAACACTGTGGAGTTTCAGACCAAGGAAGGCT TGCCGGGGGCTCCTAAGTTCTTCAAGATTGTCCAGAGGAACACCAACACCATTCACTTAGAGTGGAATAAGCCTCTAGAGCCGAATGGCATTCTGATTGGATATACGCTCCAGTACAAGACAG TCAATGGGACGCAGGAGGGTAATCTACAAGTCATGAGCTTCTTCCCTAATGAGACAGATTACACAATGCGCCTGCCTGACCGCTTTACCCGCTACAAGTTCTACCTGTCTGCTCGGACGCAGGTCGGCTCTGGTGAAGTCTATGCAGAGGAATCGCCACACTTTACCAATGAAG AAGACTTTATGACTTCAGGTACTGACCCTACAGGTGTAG tgaTCGATTCTACAGATGCCGTGGTGATTGCAACTGTTCTTCCCCCTTTTTCCCAACCTACCATCCCAAGTACAACCATTACAACCTCAACAACTACCACCCTTGCCCCTACAACTGATGCCATCCCCACTACTCCTGCTCCAACTACTCCAACTAccacaactactactacaactacaacaaccaCCACTCCTAGTACTACCACCTCCGCTACAACCCAACCCACCCTGCCTTTCATGCTGG GTAATGGGTCTAAGAAAAGTGTGCTGTTCAAAACTGAACCTCCCATTAAGCTGCCTGGGTTGATAGCAGGAGCTAAGTATCGGCTCCGTGTGTATTCCCATGAACAGCCCAGAGTCACCAGCGAGTATGTCACCTTCGAGACCAGTGGAG CCTACAGTACCGACCAAGTCGACATTGCCACGCAGGGTTGGTTCATTGGACTCATGTGTGCCATTGCACTCCTCATTCTCATCCTGCTCATTGTTTGCTTTATCAAAAGAAGCAGAGGAGGAAAATATCCAG TGAGAGATAAAAAAGACCTCCCTTTGGACCCTGTGGACCACAAAGACCAGGATGGATCATTTGATTACCA CAGCGATGAGGACAACAAGCCTTTGCAGGGAAGTCAGACCTCTCTAGACGGCAATGTCAAGGAAAGTGATGACAGTCTAGTAGACTACGGAGAGGGAGGGGATGGCCAGTTCAATGAGGACGGCTCCTTCATAGGCCAGTACACGGTCAGAAAGGATAAGGAAGAGACGGAGGGCAATGAGAGCTCAGAGGCCACATCACCTGTCAATGCCATCTATTCTTTGGCATAG
- the nfasca gene encoding neurofascin homolog (chicken) a isoform X11, translated as MWPQGQWAPLAVLSIIVLLWKEAAPINVPPDPRIQQDLKQPPTIVKQSAKDYIVDPRDNIIIECEAKGNPVPTFWWRRNGKFFNVEKDPRVTMRKRSGTLEISFRNGGKPEDYEGEYQCFAMNDFGTAISNKILLRVSKAPLWPKEVLEPVVVSEGSPLVLACNPPPGLPPPKTFWMDSKMMPIAQDTRVSMGLNGDLYFSNVLSKDAATDYSCNARFLFTHTIQQKNAFILKVQTKEPFNDTVYSPNDTYTYVARNIQESTPTFLSPSGTSSSKMVLRGEDLLLECIAAGVPTPGIKWIKKGGDLPEKKVKFESFSKTMRIVSVSDEDSGDYICMASNKIGSIRHTISVQVKAAPFWIHKPSNLVLAPNENGQLQCLASGNPNPSIQWLVNGEPIDSALENPSRKVNNDAIIFSSVQIGTSAVYQCNASNEHGYLLANAFVNILDMAPRLLGPKNQLIKVIENTQAFLDCPFFGSPYPFVRWFKNGQGIAPNGGKYNLHENGTLEIRRVRREDQGTYSFVASNILGKAEDQVHLEVKEPTRIVRAPEHLSANRGSVARFDCKIKHDSTLPTTVTWLKNDKPLHFSWLNRLRKEEDYLTISHIQPDDEGTYTCTVTTELDQDSASARLTVLDDESLAPSKPSALAGFPDPPQDLELSDLSARAVRLTWIPGDENNSPVTQFIVQYEEDRWKPGEWQNLSSYAGDQNSVKLDLSPFVNYQFRVIAINSVGQSQPSRPSARYKTSGAPPYVYPPGLKGWGTKKTNMEITWQPLLDNQRNGPDLRYVVSWRRKDLEEEWSYITTTNTKHVVSDTDTYVPYEIKIQAVNDFGPGPESNIVIGYSGEDRPTESPGNLRVSKLNSSKVNVNWIPVSAKSINGEFKEYRLYYWREASLVKDLKVNKDKKTKGFFSDVSQNSGVLEDLVPYSKYKMYMVVANNKFEGPHSNTVEFQTKEGLPGAPKFFKIVQRNTNTIHLEWNKPLEPNGILIGYTLQYKTVNGTQEGNLQVMSFFPNETDYTMRLPDRFTRYKFYLSARTQVGSGEVYAEESPHFTNEEDFMTSGTDPTGVVIDSTDAVVIATVLPPFSQPTIPSTTITTSTTTTLAPTTDAIPTTPAPTTPTTTTTTTTTTTTTPSTTTSATTQPTLPFMLAYSTDQVDIATQGWFIGLMCAIALLILILLIVCFIKRSRGGKYPVRDKKDLPLDPVDHKDQDGSFDYHSDEDNKPLQGSQTSLDGNVKESDDSLVDYGEGGDGQFNEDGSFIGQYTVRKDKEETEGNESSEATSPVNAIYSLA; from the exons CAACAAAATATTGTTACGTGTTTCCA AGGCACCGCTATGGCCTAAAGAGGTTTTGGAACCAGTGGTAGTAAGTGAGGGATCACCTCTGGTCCTGGCCTGTAACCCACCTCCTGGACTTCCACCGCCTAAAACATTCTGGATGGACAGTA AAATGATGCCTATTGCGCAGGACACTCGAGTGTCCATGGGTCTGAATGGAGATCTTTACTTCTCTAATGTACTCAGTAAGGATGCTGCCACTGACTACAGCTGCAATGCCCGatttctcttcacacacacaatccaacaGAAGAATGCTTTTATCCTCAAAGTGCAGACAA AGGAACCTTTTAATGACACTGTTTACTCTCCAAACGACACTTACACATATGTTG CACGTAACATTCAAGAATCAACACCtacctttctttctccctcgGGAACATCCAGCTCCAAGATGGTGCTCCGTGGAGAGGATCTTCTCCTGGAGTGTATAGCTGCTGGAGT TCCAACTCCAGGaattaaatggattaaaaaaggAGGGGATTTGCCAGAGAAAAAGGTCAAATTTGAGAGCTTCAGTAAAACCATGCGTATAGTGTCTGTTTCGGATGAGGATTCTGGAGACTATATCTGCATGGCCAGTAATAAAATTGGCAGCATCCGCCACACTATCTCCGTTCAGGTTAAAG CTGCTCCTTTTTGGATACATAAGCCATCTAACCTTGTGCTAGCTCCCAATGAGAATGGCCAGCTGCAGTGTTTAGCTAGTGGAAACCCCAACCCCAGCATCCAGTGGCTTGTAAACGGAGAGCCGATAGACA GTGCACTGGAAAATCCAAGCAGGAAGGTGAATAATGATGCTATCATTTTCAGCTCAGTGCAAATTGGCACAAGTGCTGTATACCAGTGCAATGCATCAAATGAACATGGCTACCTCCTGGCCAACGCTTTTGTCAACATACTGG ATATGGCACCCCGGTTATTGGGACCGAAGAACCAACTGATTAAGGTGATTGAGAACACACAAGCCTTTCTGGATTGCCCTTTTTTTGGCTCACCTTATCCATTTGTGCGGTG GTTTAAGAATGGCCAGGGTATAGCTCCGAATGGAGGGAAGTACAACTTGCATGAAAATGGTACCTTGGAGATCAGGCGAGTTCGACGTGAAGACCAGGGAACTTATAGTTTTGTGGCAAGCAACATCCTGGGAAAAGCTGAAGATCAGGTCCATTTGGAAGTCAAAG AGCCAACGCGGATTGTCCGAGCTCCAGAGCATCTCTCTGCCAATAGAGGAAGTGTGGCTCGTTTTGATTGCAAGATTAAACACGATTCCACACTCCCCACTACTGTCACCTGGCTAAAAAATGACAAGCCCCTGCATTTTTCTTGGCT GAACAGGTTAAGGAAGGAGGAGGACTACTTGACCATTAGCCACATCCAGCCGGATGATGAGGGAACATACACTTGCACAGTTACTACAGAATTAGACCAGGACTCTGCCTCGGCTCGCCTTACTGttttag ACGATGAATCCCTAGCTCCCTCAAAACCTAGTGCCTTAGCAG gttttcctgATCCTCCTCAAGATTTGGAGCTGTCTGATCTATCAGCACGCGCTGTCCGGCTCACCTGGATCCCCGGTGACGAGAACAACAGTCCTGTTACAC AATTTATTGTTCAGTATGAGGAAGACCGCTGGAAACCTGGTGAATGGCAAAATCTGTCAAGTTATGCAGGTGATCAGAACTCTGTGAAACTGGATCTGTCTCCATTTGTGAACTACCAATTCAGAGTGATTGCTATTAACAGCGTGGGTCAGAGCCAGCCAAGCCGGCCATCAGCCCGCTACAAGACCAGTGGAGCAC ctcctTATGTGTATCCCCCTGGCCTTAAAGGGTGGGGTACCAAGAAAACCAATATGGAGATCACTTGGCAG CCCCTACTTGATAACCAAAGGAATGGACCTGATCTGCGGTATGTGGTCTCATGGAGGAGGAAGGACTTGGAGGAGGAGTGGAGTTATATCACCACTACCAATACCAAGCATGTGGTCAGTGATACAGACACTTATGTCCCCTATGAGATCAAGATCCAGGCAGTCAATGACTTTGGACCCGGCCCTGAGTCAAACATAGTTATTGGCTACTCAGGGGAGGACA GGCCTACAGAGTCACCGGGAAACCTCAGGGTGTCAAAGTTAAACAGCTCTAAAGTGAATGTAAACTGGATCCCCGTCAGCGCTAAATCTATTAATGGGGAGTTTAAAGAGTATAGG CTATATTACTGGAGGGAGGCCAGCCTGGTAAAAGATTTGAAGGTGAATAAGGACAAGAAAACAAAAGGCTTCTTCAGCGATGTGTCTCAAAACAGTGGTGTCCTAGAGGATCTTGTCCCTTACAGCAAATACAAGATGTACATGGTGGTGGCCAACAACAAATTTGAGGGACCTCACAGCAACACTGTGGAGTTTCAGACCAAGGAAGGCT TGCCGGGGGCTCCTAAGTTCTTCAAGATTGTCCAGAGGAACACCAACACCATTCACTTAGAGTGGAATAAGCCTCTAGAGCCGAATGGCATTCTGATTGGATATACGCTCCAGTACAAGACAG TCAATGGGACGCAGGAGGGTAATCTACAAGTCATGAGCTTCTTCCCTAATGAGACAGATTACACAATGCGCCTGCCTGACCGCTTTACCCGCTACAAGTTCTACCTGTCTGCTCGGACGCAGGTCGGCTCTGGTGAAGTCTATGCAGAGGAATCGCCACACTTTACCAATGAAG AAGACTTTATGACTTCAGGTACTGACCCTACAGGTGTAG tgaTCGATTCTACAGATGCCGTGGTGATTGCAACTGTTCTTCCCCCTTTTTCCCAACCTACCATCCCAAGTACAACCATTACAACCTCAACAACTACCACCCTTGCCCCTACAACTGATGCCATCCCCACTACTCCTGCTCCAACTACTCCAACTAccacaactactactacaactacaacaaccaCCACTCCTAGTACTACCACCTCCGCTACAACCCAACCCACCCTGCCTTTCATGCTGG CCTACAGTACCGACCAAGTCGACATTGCCACGCAGGGTTGGTTCATTGGACTCATGTGTGCCATTGCACTCCTCATTCTCATCCTGCTCATTGTTTGCTTTATCAAAAGAAGCAGAGGAGGAAAATATCCAG TGAGAGATAAAAAAGACCTCCCTTTGGACCCTGTGGACCACAAAGACCAGGATGGATCATTTGATTACCA CAGCGATGAGGACAACAAGCCTTTGCAGGGAAGTCAGACCTCTCTAGACGGCAATGTCAAGGAAAGTGATGACAGTCTAGTAGACTACGGAGAGGGAGGGGATGGCCAGTTCAATGAGGACGGCTCCTTCATAGGCCAGTACACGGTCAGAAAGGATAAGGAAGAGACGGAGGGCAATGAGAGCTCAGAGGCCACATCACCTGTCAATGCCATCTATTCTTTGGCATAG